The genomic window TTGGAACGATACTGTCGTAGTGATCACTGGTGCATCCAGTGGAATTGGAAAGGCATTACTCGAAGAACTCGCTGTTTTCCCATGCCAATTGGTGCTTTTGGCAAGGCGTGCAGGAGACATCCCCGAACCAACGGCAAAACACAAAGACACAATCCTCCATAGGGTCACATGTGACTTATCCGATCCAAGTTCTGTGTTGGATGCCATTGATTGGATCTCGAAACGAATCGAACGTGTGGATGTCCTGTTTAATAACGCAGGCATCACAGCCCATGGTCGGTTTGATTCCCTTTCGATGGAAGTGTACCATAAGACCTTCGCTACCAATTTTTTTGGACCCGTACAATTCATTAAAGGTCTCCTTCCCTTGGTGACAAGAGCCAAAGGGAATATTGTCACCACATCCACTGTTTCTGCTTTGTATGGAGTGCCTGGGCGCGCTGCATACTCTGCCTCCAAGTCTGCCTTACATGCGGCACTCGAATCCCTTCGCATCGAAAGCCTAAATTTGGGAATTGGTGTCTCACTCGTTTGTGTCCCTTATACAGACACGGCACTCCGCACTTCTGGT from Leptospira paudalimensis includes these protein-coding regions:
- a CDS encoding SDR family NAD(P)-dependent oxidoreductase, with protein sequence MKKEFWNDTVVVITGASSGIGKALLEELAVFPCQLVLLARRAGDIPEPTAKHKDTILHRVTCDLSDPSSVLDAIDWISKRIERVDVLFNNAGITAHGRFDSLSMEVYHKTFATNFFGPVQFIKGLLPLVTRAKGNIVTTSTVSALYGVPGRAAYSASKSALHAALESLRIESLNLGIGVSLVCVPYTDTALRTSGLASDGKLLTEAPAKGKRKSAKEVAHVLMEVAKDKEARLVTFNLSGKFLEWMRFFSPKFLEKILYKKLYDDFKTH